In Chryseobacterium oranimense, a single window of DNA contains:
- a CDS encoding glycosyltransferase family 2 protein produces MKISVIIPVYNAEEYVSQAVESALQFEEVYEVILIEDKSPDNALEVCRKLEEKHDRVKLYQHPDKGNHGAGASRNLGMEKVTGDFVAFLDADDYYLPNRFDAERELFKNPDVEGVYGAIGVKYYSEKAREQYYPIYKDKLDTVYKKTKPEDVYQGLISLRGTFGLIHLDTLTLRRSSLSKMDRFFETSLRLHQDSEITIRFAYYLKLYTGINDEAIALRGVHENNRITKVDSGKINPAKTRVLLWRELNHWAENEKTVPDHVKLHIRRMLRSFEIAIAPPIKKWGMIGKYLVTDYPSIRSGLFNINFRKNLF; encoded by the coding sequence ATGAAAATATCCGTAATAATTCCCGTTTACAATGCTGAAGAATATGTTTCACAAGCCGTAGAATCTGCTCTGCAGTTCGAAGAAGTATATGAAGTTATTTTAATTGAAGATAAGTCTCCGGACAATGCTCTGGAGGTTTGCCGAAAGCTGGAAGAAAAGCATGACAGAGTGAAACTTTACCAGCACCCTGACAAAGGAAACCATGGTGCGGGGGCTTCCAGAAACCTGGGTATGGAAAAAGTGACGGGAGATTTTGTAGCATTCCTGGATGCAGACGATTATTATCTGCCCAACAGATTCGATGCAGAAAGGGAACTTTTCAAGAATCCTGACGTAGAAGGTGTTTATGGAGCAATCGGGGTAAAATATTATTCGGAAAAGGCCAGGGAACAGTACTACCCTATTTATAAGGATAAACTGGACACGGTTTACAAAAAGACCAAACCTGAAGATGTGTATCAGGGATTGATCAGTTTACGGGGCACTTTCGGACTTATCCACCTTGATACTTTAACCCTGCGAAGATCTTCCCTTTCCAAAATGGACCGGTTTTTCGAGACTTCTCTCCGTCTTCATCAGGACTCGGAAATCACAATACGATTTGCCTATTATCTTAAGCTTTATACAGGGATTAATGATGAAGCGATTGCCTTAAGAGGAGTTCATGAAAACAACAGGATCACAAAAGTGGATTCGGGGAAGATAAACCCGGCTAAAACCCGTGTTTTACTTTGGAGAGAATTGAATCATTGGGCTGAGAATGAGAAAACTGTTCCGGATCATGTAAAACTCCACATCAGAAGGATGCTTCGCAGCTTTGAAATTGCTATCGCTCCCCCAATCAAAAAATGGGGTATGATCGGTAAATATCTGGTTACGGATTATCCGAGCATCCGTTCAGGCTTATTCAATATTAATTTCAGGAAAAATTTATTTTAA
- a CDS encoding class I SAM-dependent methyltransferase, with product MKIEHLIESISEKNAIHGKKLQKNFASLSEDENYVKDYNTFISKYKIILEKKGLTFNDSINYYLKMISDFNEEMLDFIRTNKYRNTSFDEVNQAMYNNPDVMVSHMHGLLLSQFLWKHHYAVYQYFKTTIQQYLPVKSYLEIGAGHGLYFEAAMEKIGDYCTFEALDISESSLELTKSLIKSEKVVYHLKNVFDYTDEDEKKDFITMGEVLEHVEDPLSLLNKIKSLIKPDGTIFITTPTNAPSMDHIYLFNNIQEIRDLIHEAGLEIVDERYFVSEDIELEKAEKRKIATMYAAFLKIKNI from the coding sequence ATGAAAATAGAACACCTTATTGAAAGTATCTCTGAAAAAAATGCTATTCATGGTAAAAAGCTCCAGAAAAACTTTGCCTCACTCTCAGAAGATGAAAATTACGTAAAAGATTATAATACCTTCATCAGCAAATACAAAATAATCCTTGAGAAAAAAGGTCTGACATTTAATGATTCTATTAATTATTATCTTAAAATGATCAGTGATTTTAATGAGGAGATGCTGGATTTTATAAGAACCAATAAATACAGGAATACATCATTTGATGAGGTAAATCAGGCAATGTACAATAACCCGGATGTAATGGTTTCCCATATGCACGGCTTATTGCTTTCACAGTTCTTATGGAAGCATCATTATGCGGTTTATCAGTACTTTAAAACTACTATTCAACAGTATCTTCCTGTGAAATCTTATCTTGAAATAGGAGCAGGACATGGTTTATATTTTGAGGCTGCGATGGAGAAAATTGGAGACTACTGTACCTTTGAGGCACTTGATATCAGTGAATCCTCGCTTGAGCTTACCAAAAGCTTAATTAAAAGTGAAAAGGTTGTTTATCACCTCAAAAACGTGTTCGATTATACCGATGAAGATGAGAAAAAAGATTTTATTACGATGGGAGAAGTGCTGGAGCATGTAGAAGATCCGCTGTCACTACTGAATAAAATCAAAAGCCTGATAAAGCCGGACGGAACGATTTTCATTACCACACCCACCAATGCACCTTCTATGGATCATATTTACCTCTTTAATAATATTCAGGAAATCAGAGACCTGATTCATGAAGCGGGGCTTGAAATTGTTGATGAAAGGTACTTTGTAAGTGAAGATATAGAACTGGAGAAAGCAGAAAAAAGAAAAATTGCCACCATGTATGCTGCATTTTTAAAAATAAAAAACATATAA
- the asnB gene encoding asparagine synthase (glutamine-hydrolyzing), giving the protein MCGIAGIITNNARSYQNEIQRMTDAIAYRGPDSSHHEFYDNAALGHRRLSIIDLSENGKQPMFSSTKKECIVLNGEIYGYQTIKDQYSDYPYRGSSDTEVVLAMYQKKEKNLIHDLPGMFAFAIWDEEKQELFCARDRFGEKPFYYTIGKNGEFIFASEIKAILASGLIKPEIDKAQIAYYLKNGYIHPHKTIYKNIFNLKPAHTLVYKDGKTDVKPYWTIPAETSKLSLYESIEKFKHLLDNAVKKQLVADVPVGSFLSGGLDSSTIVAVASKYKENIKTLVYGYESGDLNEMPYAQAIADKYKTDHHILLDKKQKISETLQEVYSYMDEPLMDSSLLPTHLIFKEASKDLKVILSGDVGDELFGGYTFYKYNINLSQKGYYPNYLSKMLLLAGKFKDIGSERRLRAEYSDTIDYHQNKVRNHFSAAEIRKLGINDEIPGQDFSFKPSNEDFNDLMRIDLEKYVPANMLLKGDRTSMYNSVEVRIPFLDIDFAEFCIQMPWQYKVNSAEDKIILRKAYSQAWTEEIAKRHKNGFAASIKEWFKEPELENLSRELLENKNSYIFEFLDFDEVQKKLNRQHQHWSLLILALWFQNNKSHLQ; this is encoded by the coding sequence CCCATCACGAATTTTATGATAACGCAGCTTTAGGCCATCGCCGGCTTTCTATTATAGATCTTTCCGAAAACGGAAAACAGCCCATGTTTTCCAGTACAAAAAAGGAATGCATTGTGCTGAACGGTGAAATTTATGGTTACCAGACCATAAAAGATCAGTATTCCGATTATCCTTACCGGGGAAGTTCAGATACTGAAGTAGTCCTTGCTATGTATCAGAAAAAAGAGAAAAACCTCATCCATGACCTTCCCGGAATGTTTGCTTTTGCCATTTGGGATGAAGAGAAACAGGAACTGTTCTGCGCGAGAGACCGTTTCGGGGAAAAGCCATTTTATTATACCATCGGAAAAAACGGTGAATTTATTTTTGCTTCCGAAATCAAGGCCATTCTGGCATCAGGACTTATAAAACCTGAAATTGACAAAGCGCAGATCGCCTATTATCTGAAAAACGGATACATCCACCCTCACAAAACGATTTATAAAAATATTTTCAATCTTAAACCTGCCCATACGCTGGTATATAAAGATGGTAAAACAGATGTAAAGCCTTACTGGACTATTCCTGCAGAAACCTCAAAACTAAGTCTGTATGAAAGCATTGAGAAATTTAAACATCTTTTGGATAATGCTGTAAAAAAACAGCTGGTAGCAGACGTTCCCGTAGGATCTTTTCTTTCAGGAGGTCTGGATTCCAGCACTATTGTTGCGGTTGCATCGAAATATAAAGAAAATATAAAAACACTTGTTTATGGCTATGAAAGCGGCGACCTGAATGAAATGCCGTATGCACAGGCCATTGCAGACAAATACAAAACAGATCACCATATTCTTTTAGATAAAAAGCAAAAGATTTCCGAAACACTGCAGGAAGTTTATTCCTACATGGATGAGCCGTTAATGGACTCTTCCCTCCTTCCTACCCATCTTATTTTTAAGGAAGCTTCAAAAGACCTGAAAGTTATCCTTTCAGGGGATGTAGGGGACGAGCTGTTTGGAGGCTATACCTTTTATAAATACAACATCAATCTTTCCCAAAAAGGCTATTATCCGAATTATCTTTCCAAAATGCTTCTTTTAGCCGGAAAATTTAAGGATATTGGTTCGGAAAGACGCCTGAGGGCAGAATATAGCGATACGATAGATTATCATCAGAATAAAGTCCGGAATCATTTTTCTGCCGCTGAAATCAGAAAACTGGGAATCAATGATGAAATTCCCGGACAGGATTTCAGCTTTAAGCCTAGCAATGAGGATTTTAATGATCTGATGAGGATAGACCTGGAAAAATATGTTCCCGCCAATATGCTTCTTAAAGGCGACCGGACTTCCATGTACAATTCTGTAGAGGTAAGGATTCCGTTTTTGGATATTGATTTCGCTGAATTCTGTATCCAGATGCCATGGCAGTACAAGGTAAATTCCGCAGAAGATAAAATCATATTGAGAAAGGCCTACTCCCAGGCATGGACAGAGGAAATCGCAAAACGTCACAAGAACGGTTTCGCAGCTTCGATAAAAGAATGGTTTAAAGAACCTGAACTTGAAAACTTAAGCCGGGAACTTCTTGAAAATAAAAACAGTTATATCTTTGAGTTTTTAGACTTTGATGAAGTGCAGAAGAAGCTTAACAGGCAGCATCAGCACTGGAGTTTACTGATTTTGGCACTTTGGTTTCAGAATAATAAAAGTCATTTACAGTAA
- a CDS encoding acyltransferase: MKISQITFTRFLAAIAIVISHFNKDMFVYKTDYISNIFLKANVGVSYFFILSGFIMIVAYHKKEKIEYFGYYKNRFARIYPLYVVGLLLYLVTRYSNFSFGDSFLYLFGLQSWIPSKAMILNFPGWSISVEFLFYLIFPVLYNYFYSKNNKSIWVAGIVLWIVTQVFSHLYEASPSYKGPHTESHEFLYYFPLMHVSEFLVGNLAGLFFVNHLKQKNYDIPVILVFAAVMLSLIFVPLFYHNGLMAVLFIPLILLISWNNGLLTRILSLKPLEYLGEASYAIYITHIPILYILREVLKWQNYKLNINSVFWIYMAVLIITSMFFYQFIEKPLRDYLKNINIR; the protein is encoded by the coding sequence ATGAAGATAAGCCAGATTACCTTTACCAGATTCCTTGCTGCTATAGCCATCGTTATTTCTCATTTCAATAAAGATATGTTTGTCTATAAGACAGATTATATTTCCAATATCTTTCTGAAAGCGAATGTAGGAGTGAGCTACTTTTTTATCCTTTCAGGGTTTATTATGATTGTGGCTTATCATAAGAAAGAGAAAATCGAGTATTTCGGATATTATAAAAACAGGTTTGCAAGGATCTATCCGCTGTATGTGGTGGGACTACTGCTTTATCTGGTAACCAGGTATTCAAACTTTAGTTTTGGTGATTCTTTTTTATACCTGTTTGGATTACAGAGCTGGATTCCGAGCAAGGCAATGATCTTAAACTTTCCGGGATGGTCAATTTCTGTGGAATTTCTGTTTTACCTGATTTTTCCGGTGCTGTATAATTATTTTTACTCCAAAAATAATAAAAGTATATGGGTGGCAGGTATTGTCTTATGGATTGTTACACAGGTATTTTCCCATCTCTATGAGGCTTCACCGTCTTATAAAGGACCGCATACGGAAAGCCATGAATTTCTGTATTATTTTCCGCTGATGCATGTAAGTGAATTTTTAGTAGGAAACCTTGCCGGATTGTTTTTCGTGAACCATCTTAAGCAGAAGAATTATGATATTCCTGTGATCCTGGTTTTTGCGGCTGTGATGCTTTCTCTGATCTTTGTTCCTCTTTTTTATCATAACGGGCTTATGGCAGTGCTTTTCATTCCGCTGATTCTTTTAATATCATGGAATAATGGACTGTTGACAAGAATTTTATCATTGAAGCCCCTGGAATATCTTGGTGAAGCAAGTTACGCTATTTATATTACCCATATTCCCATTTTGTATATCCTGAGAGAGGTCCTGAAATGGCAGAATTATAAACTTAATATCAACAGTGTGTTCTGGATTTATATGGCTGTTCTTATCATTACCTCGATGTTTTTTTATCAATTTATTGAAAAACCACTCAGAGATTATCTTAAGAACATAAATATCAGATAA
- a CDS encoding VOC family protein, translating into MKFHHVGVACKDLQAELQNIRKLHKIIEETPVVFDENQQAELCMITVEDGLNIELVSGAPVENLLKKRISYYHICYEVDDIDQSIENLTENGGMLISPPKEAILFNNRKVAFLMLSYGIVELLNK; encoded by the coding sequence ATGAAGTTTCATCATGTAGGAGTTGCCTGTAAAGACCTACAGGCAGAACTCCAAAACATAAGGAAGCTCCATAAGATTATTGAGGAAACTCCTGTTGTCTTTGATGAGAATCAACAGGCAGAACTTTGCATGATCACCGTAGAAGACGGTTTGAATATAGAACTTGTTTCAGGTGCGCCTGTGGAAAACCTTTTGAAAAAAAGAATATCTTACTATCATATCTGTTATGAGGTGGATGATATTGACCAGTCCATTGAAAACCTTACCGAAAATGGAGGAATGCTTATTTCTCCTCCCAAAGAAGCTATACTTTTCAACAACAGAAAGGTTGCTTTTTTAATGCTTTCCTATGGAATTGTTGAACTTTTAAATAAATAA
- a CDS encoding HAD-IIIC family phosphatase, giving the protein MHKTFSELKKELRKDISGFKKIRLALLGDTATQFLNVALKGTAVNDGFEFEIFEADFGQISRQILDPTSEYYEFNADYTIIFESSHKLLSQYYKSYDTQAAFAENKLSYIGDLYRNIQNRTKSRVIYCNFPMINNQVFGNFSNKVESSFVFQLNKLNYLLSAELAVKNDNFFIADLLSIQNKWGRDFMFSPNIYVNTEMVLSLDALPIVAHHINSIISSLEGKFKKCLILDLDNTTWGGIIGDDGLEKIQIGSLGIGKAFTEFQYWVKALQRRGVILAVCSKNDEDKAKEPFEKHPDMVLKMEDIAVFVANWDNKADNIRKIQSILNIGFDSMVFLDDNPFERNIVRENLPEVCVPELPEDPAEYLEYLYGLNLFETSSFSENDAERTKQYQVEAQRAVDLDSFTNVEDFLKSMNMTSDVKSFDNFSKPRVSQLTQRSNQFNLRTVRYSEQDVDRLINSEAHYTLSFTLEDKYGDNGLICVIVLEKKDPETLFIDTWLMSCRVLKRGMEDFTLNTIVETARKHGFKNIVGEYLPTAKNQMVENHYERLGFENENDKWVLNVDDYQLKEVYINNKI; this is encoded by the coding sequence ATGCACAAAACGTTTTCGGAACTGAAAAAAGAACTCCGTAAAGATATTTCCGGGTTTAAAAAGATCAGGTTGGCATTGCTTGGTGACACCGCTACACAATTTCTTAATGTTGCTTTGAAAGGGACTGCTGTAAATGATGGCTTTGAATTTGAAATTTTCGAAGCAGATTTTGGCCAGATTTCCCGTCAGATCCTTGATCCTACTTCAGAATATTATGAATTTAATGCAGATTATACCATCATTTTTGAGTCTTCTCATAAATTACTAAGTCAGTACTATAAATCTTACGATACACAGGCTGCATTTGCAGAGAATAAGCTTTCCTATATTGGAGATCTTTACAGAAATATTCAGAACAGAACGAAGAGCAGGGTCATCTATTGTAATTTTCCGATGATCAATAATCAGGTTTTTGGAAATTTTTCGAATAAGGTAGAGTCTTCTTTTGTCTTTCAGCTGAATAAACTGAACTATCTGCTTTCGGCGGAGCTGGCAGTTAAAAATGATAATTTTTTTATTGCAGACCTCCTTTCCATTCAAAATAAATGGGGGAGAGATTTCATGTTTTCTCCGAACATCTATGTGAATACGGAAATGGTGCTTTCACTGGATGCCCTTCCGATCGTTGCTCATCATATCAACAGTATTATTTCCTCTCTGGAAGGGAAATTTAAGAAGTGCCTGATCCTTGATCTGGATAATACGACATGGGGTGGCATCATTGGAGATGACGGCCTGGAAAAGATCCAGATTGGGAGCCTTGGAATAGGAAAAGCATTTACTGAATTCCAGTATTGGGTTAAAGCTCTTCAGAGAAGAGGAGTGATCCTGGCAGTTTGCAGTAAGAATGATGAAGATAAGGCAAAGGAACCTTTCGAAAAGCATCCCGATATGGTGCTTAAAATGGAGGATATTGCTGTTTTTGTGGCTAACTGGGACAACAAGGCGGATAATATCAGAAAGATCCAGAGTATCCTGAATATAGGTTTTGATTCTATGGTATTCCTTGATGATAATCCGTTTGAAAGAAATATCGTACGCGAAAACCTTCCTGAAGTCTGCGTTCCTGAATTACCCGAAGATCCGGCAGAATATCTGGAATATCTGTACGGGCTGAATCTTTTTGAGACCTCCAGCTTTTCTGAAAATGATGCGGAGCGTACCAAACAGTACCAGGTGGAAGCACAGCGGGCAGTTGATCTTGACAGTTTTACCAATGTAGAAGATTTTCTGAAGAGTATGAATATGACTTCTGATGTGAAGTCTTTCGACAACTTCTCAAAGCCCAGAGTTTCTCAGCTTACCCAGCGTTCCAACCAGTTTAATTTGAGAACAGTAAGATATAGTGAGCAGGATGTAGACCGCCTGATCAATTCTGAAGCACATTATACGCTTTCCTTTACCCTGGAAGATAAATATGGTGACAATGGACTGATCTGTGTCATTGTGCTGGAAAAGAAAGATCCCGAAACCCTTTTCATAGATACATGGCTGATGAGCTGCCGCGTCTTGAAAAGAGGAATGGAAGATTTTACTCTGAATACTATTGTGGAAACCGCCAGAAAACATGGCTTTAAAAATATTGTAGGAGAATATCTTCCTACGGCAAAAAACCAGATGGTAGAAAATCATTATGAAAGATTAGGATTTGAAAACGAGAATGATAAATGGGTGTTGAATGTTGACGATTACCAGCTAAAAGAAGTCTACATAAACAATAAAATATGA
- a CDS encoding glycosyltransferase family 4 protein: MKIGLTQNDYPIKRNILNKVSECEYVFLRKNNNLFHSLATLKKIILRKKTDIEGKYFFYQKPKIDILHLYNDINYSSQKWVASFETLVPRFSETKNDHQQTEPQHIRNKKTENALRQIGKKSCLGIISISQASANIQLELLKNYPDFQEMVKSKLSVIHPSQDIIPRDSQEIYQNTESFNLVFVGTQFHLKGGVEMIEVLKKLREKYNFRLSIISSFKTDHYVTKVTEKEALETKEMLKKEEWIEIYENIPNEKVIELIKKAHIGLLPTWSDTYGFSVLEMQAAGVPVITTDIRALPEINNESCGWLIHLPQNRLKQALYFTAEQREELKKTLKTQLENILEDIFNHPEQLPEKSRNSVERIRKDHDPVVFSEKLKAIYSKA; this comes from the coding sequence ATGAAAATAGGACTGACACAAAATGATTATCCCATCAAAAGAAATATTTTAAATAAAGTTTCTGAATGTGAATATGTTTTTTTGAGAAAGAACAATAATCTTTTTCATTCACTGGCTACATTAAAGAAAATTATACTCAGGAAAAAAACGGATATTGAAGGAAAGTATTTCTTTTATCAGAAACCTAAGATCGATATCCTTCATCTTTATAACGATATCAATTATTCTTCCCAGAAATGGGTAGCTTCTTTTGAGACGCTTGTTCCGAGGTTTTCTGAAACTAAAAATGATCACCAGCAGACTGAACCTCAGCATATCCGCAATAAAAAAACGGAAAACGCACTCAGGCAGATTGGTAAAAAAAGCTGTCTGGGAATTATTTCAATTTCCCAGGCTTCCGCAAACATTCAGCTGGAACTTCTGAAAAACTATCCTGATTTTCAGGAAATGGTAAAGTCCAAGCTTTCCGTGATTCATCCTTCTCAGGACATTATCCCGAGAGATTCGCAGGAGATTTACCAGAACACAGAGAGCTTCAATCTTGTATTTGTAGGAACCCAGTTCCATCTGAAAGGTGGAGTCGAAATGATAGAAGTTCTGAAAAAATTAAGAGAAAAATACAATTTCAGGCTCAGCATTATTTCGTCTTTTAAAACAGATCATTATGTAACCAAAGTCACTGAAAAAGAAGCTTTGGAGACCAAAGAAATGCTGAAAAAAGAGGAATGGATCGAAATTTATGAAAATATCCCCAACGAAAAGGTGATAGAGCTTATTAAAAAGGCACATATCGGTCTTTTACCCACCTGGTCGGATACCTATGGATTTTCAGTTCTGGAGATGCAGGCAGCAGGTGTTCCTGTGATAACAACGGACATCCGGGCGTTGCCGGAAATCAATAATGAAAGCTGCGGCTGGCTTATTCATCTTCCTCAGAACCGTTTGAAGCAGGCACTTTATTTCACAGCCGAACAGCGGGAGGAATTGAAAAAAACGCTGAAAACCCAGCTAGAAAATATTCTGGAAGATATTTTTAATCATCCTGAACAGCTGCCGGAAAAGTCAAGAAATTCAGTGGAAAGAATCAGAAAGGATCACGATCCTGTTGTTTTCAGTGAAAAATTAAAAGCAATATACAGTAAAGCATGA
- a CDS encoding acyl carrier protein, whose protein sequence is MNKNEILSKLSEIFREELDNEEITLTEETTANDVEEWDSLSHIQLIVAVEKAFGIRFTSSEIQSWNNIGEMVNSIASKL, encoded by the coding sequence ATGAACAAAAACGAAATTTTATCAAAATTATCAGAGATTTTCCGTGAAGAGCTTGATAACGAAGAAATTACTTTAACTGAAGAAACTACGGCCAATGACGTTGAAGAATGGGATTCTCTTTCTCACATCCAGTTAATTGTAGCTGTGGAAAAAGCTTTCGGCATACGTTTTACCTCTTCTGAAATTCAGAGCTGGAACAATATAGGTGAAATGGTAAATTCTATTGCTTCAAAGTTATAA
- a CDS encoding MBOAT family protein: MQFTSLVFILFFSVFFAVYWWVLGKNLKAQNVFLLLGSYVFYAYWDWRLLILLIGSSAIIYYLGLKISRSENSEKKIWLNLGLIFSVGTLLYFKYFNFFIQSFTDLFGIKNNLTLNVILPLGISFYTFRMVSYLLDIKNNKLKAETDALAFFNYIAFFPSMTSGPIDKGGLLLPQLKKERVFTLENGSDAARQILLGAFKKLVVANTISPVTENIFKGYEHLSGSTIAFGVILFLFQMYADFSGYSDMAIGFAKLLGFKTTKNFAFPLFAQNIADYWRKWHISLTSWLTEYVFTPLVIAFRDYDKKGLMLAVFLNFVIIGFWHGANWTFIVYGCLQGLYYVPLVVNNQINKKKKLSKTIPTFKELGNIIYTMALVCFALVLFVAPSLKDAFGMYGKIFSLSLFSVPQFIKIKILGLIGIIILIDWVNKDQEHGLEISRFKPIVRRAFYIFLILMIMYFGVFGDSSFIYQQF; the protein is encoded by the coding sequence ATGCAGTTCACATCATTGGTATTTATACTTTTCTTCTCTGTTTTTTTTGCTGTCTACTGGTGGGTTCTCGGGAAAAATCTTAAAGCCCAGAATGTATTTTTATTATTAGGCAGCTACGTATTCTATGCATATTGGGATTGGAGGTTATTAATACTTTTGATCGGAAGTTCAGCAATTATCTATTATTTAGGATTAAAAATTTCCCGGAGTGAAAATTCGGAGAAAAAAATATGGCTGAATTTAGGTCTGATTTTTTCAGTTGGTACATTGCTCTATTTTAAATATTTTAATTTCTTCATTCAATCTTTTACAGATTTATTCGGAATTAAAAATAATCTGACTTTAAATGTAATTTTACCTCTCGGTATCAGCTTTTATACATTCAGAATGGTGAGCTATCTGCTTGATATAAAGAATAATAAATTGAAAGCTGAAACAGATGCACTGGCTTTTTTTAATTATATTGCCTTCTTTCCGAGTATGACATCCGGCCCGATTGATAAAGGAGGCCTATTGCTTCCACAGCTGAAAAAAGAAAGGGTTTTTACCCTGGAAAATGGTTCTGATGCAGCCAGGCAAATTCTTCTGGGAGCATTTAAAAAACTGGTGGTTGCCAATACTATTTCTCCTGTTACAGAAAATATATTCAAGGGATATGAGCATCTTTCAGGAAGCACCATAGCTTTTGGAGTTATATTGTTTTTGTTCCAGATGTATGCAGATTTTTCGGGATATTCCGATATGGCCATCGGGTTTGCAAAACTTTTAGGTTTTAAAACCACCAAGAACTTTGCTTTTCCCCTTTTTGCCCAGAATATTGCAGATTATTGGCGGAAATGGCATATTTCCCTTACATCATGGCTTACAGAATATGTATTTACTCCTCTTGTCATTGCTTTCCGTGATTATGATAAAAAAGGGTTGATGCTTGCTGTTTTTCTCAATTTCGTCATCATTGGTTTCTGGCATGGCGCTAACTGGACATTCATCGTTTATGGTTGTCTGCAGGGATTGTATTATGTTCCATTGGTTGTTAATAACCAGATCAATAAAAAGAAAAAACTGTCTAAAACCATTCCTACATTTAAAGAATTAGGGAATATAATCTATACAATGGCCTTAGTGTGCTTTGCATTGGTTCTGTTTGTAGCTCCAAGCTTAAAAGACGCTTTTGGAATGTATGGGAAAATTTTCAGCCTTTCACTTTTCTCTGTTCCACAGTTTATAAAAATTAAAATTTTGGGACTGATAGGAATTATCATTCTGATTGACTGGGTTAATAAGGATCAGGAGCATGGATTAGAGATCAGCAGATTTAAACCAATAGTAAGAAGAGCATTTTACATTTTCCTTATTTTGATGATTATGTATTTTGGAGTTTTTGGAGACAGCAGCTTTATTTATCAACAATTCTAA
- a CDS encoding glycosyltransferase family 2 protein: MNISVIIPVYNASEFLEKAVESALPFEEVKEIVLIEDQSTDDSLEICRKLVLKDPRIKLYQHPDKGNHGAGATRNLGLEKAGCEFISFLDADDHYLPNRFDAEKEVFKEQKTEGVFGAIGVEYLSEKGRKEFQDKFKNVSLTTVNFPAEGEEVLKGLLGLTPKVFGTFFHLNTLTIRKTAVVKKHLRFNENLRVHQDSDFIIKLAYHCYLKSGIIDKAIAIRGVHDNNRITKIIRYSPQYNERQFLLWKSLHEWADANPLPPDCKRKIYLTYKSFDLSLKTGFNKYFCTFLEVIKNPQILKTQYRFTYLNR; the protein is encoded by the coding sequence ATGAATATCTCAGTAATTATACCGGTTTACAATGCCTCCGAATTTCTGGAAAAGGCTGTAGAATCTGCTTTGCCTTTTGAGGAAGTAAAGGAAATTGTACTTATTGAAGATCAATCTACTGACGATTCGTTGGAAATCTGCCGCAAACTGGTTTTAAAGGATCCAAGAATCAAATTATACCAGCATCCTGATAAAGGGAACCACGGGGCCGGAGCCACAAGAAATTTAGGCCTTGAAAAAGCAGGCTGTGAATTCATATCCTTTTTAGATGCTGATGACCATTATCTTCCCAACCGTTTTGATGCTGAAAAGGAAGTCTTTAAAGAGCAGAAAACAGAAGGGGTTTTTGGAGCTATTGGTGTAGAATATTTATCCGAAAAAGGCAGAAAAGAATTCCAGGATAAGTTTAAAAATGTTTCTTTAACTACAGTCAATTTCCCTGCAGAAGGTGAAGAGGTTCTAAAAGGATTACTGGGTTTAACCCCTAAAGTTTTTGGAACATTTTTCCATCTAAATACCCTTACCATCAGAAAAACAGCTGTGGTAAAAAAACATCTTCGTTTCAACGAAAATCTTCGTGTACACCAGGATTCCGACTTTATTATTAAATTAGCTTATCACTGCTATTTAAAATCCGGAATTATAGATAAAGCGATTGCGATAAGAGGTGTGCATGACAATAACAGGATTACCAAAATCATAAGATATTCACCACAATATAATGAGAGGCAGTTTCTTTTATGGAAATCGTTACATGAATGGGCGGATGCCAACCCGTTACCGCCTGATTGCAAAAGAAAGATTTATTTAACATACAAATCATTTGATTTATCTTTAAAAACAGGATTCAATAAATATTTTTGTACCTTTTTAGAGGTCATTAAGAATCCTCAGATATTAAAAACACAATACCGTTTTACGTACCTCAACCGATAA